A single Oryctolagus cuniculus chromosome 16, mOryCun1.1, whole genome shotgun sequence DNA region contains:
- the TNFAIP8L1 gene encoding tumor necrosis factor alpha-induced protein 8-like protein 1, whose translation MDAFSPRSLALQTQKKLLSKMASKTMAAALVDEASGQALDELYRATKEFTRSRKEAQKLVKDLVKVAVKLDVLLRAGQLAAAELAQLQRLRRRARSLALTALSFQQVAFTFDRRVLAAGLLECRDLLLQAAGPHLTAKSHGRIQRVFRHFADGDFLAALYGPAEPYRSHLRGLCDALGRMLDQDRL comes from the coding sequence ATGGACGCCTTCAGCCCccgcagcctggccctgcagacgcagaagaagctcctgagcaAGATGGCGTCCAAGACCATGGCGGCCGCCCTGGTGGACGAGGCGAGCGGCCAGGCGCTGGACGAGCTGTACCGCGCCACCAAGGAGTTCACGCGCAGCCGCAAGGAGGCGCAGAAGCTGGTCAAGGACCTGGTCAAGGTGGCCGTGAAGCTGGACGTGCTGCTGCGGGCCGGGCAGCTGGCGGCCGCCGAGCTGGCGCAGCTGCAGCGCCTGCGCCGCAGGGCACGCAGCCTGGCGCTCACCGCCCTCAGCTTCCAGCAGGTGGCCTTCACCTTCGACCGGCGCGTGCTGGCCGCGGGCCTGCTCGAGTGCCGGGACCTGCTGCTGCAGGCCGCCGGGCCGCACCTCACGGCCAAGTCCCACGGCCGCATCCAGCGCGTGTTCCGCCACTTCGCCGACGGCGACTTCCTGGCCGCGCTCTACGGCCCGGCCGAGCCCTACCGCTCGCACCTGCGCGGCCTCTGTGACGCGCTCGGCCGCATGCTGGACCAGGACCGCCTGTGA
- the MYDGF gene encoding myeloid-derived growth factor, with the protein MAAPSESGGGAGRWAALLLAAVALRTAAAVSEPTTVAFDVRPGGVVHSFSQDVGPGGRYACAFTYAAQGGTNEQWQMSLGTSEDHQHFTCTIWRPQGKSYLYFTQFKAEVRGAQIEYGMAYSKAAFERESDVPLKSEEFEVTKTSVAHRPGAFKAELSKLVIVAKASHSEL; encoded by the exons ATGGCGGCGCCCAGCGagagcggcggcggcgcgggccgcTGGGCCGCGTTGCTCCTGGCGGCCGTGGCGCTGAGGACGGCGGCGGCGGTGTCCGAGCCCACCACCGTGGCGTTCGACGTGCGCCCCGGCGGCGTCGTGCACTCCTTCTCGCAGGACGTGGGCCCCGGG GGCAGGTACGCCTGTGCGTTCACCTACGCAGCCCAGGGAGGCACCAACGAG CAGTGGCAGATGAGCCTGGGGACGAGCGAGGACCACCAGCACTTCACCTGCACCATCTGGAG GCCCCAGGGCAAGTCCTATCTGTACTTCACGCAGTTCAAGGCCGAGGTGCGGGGCGCCCAGATCGAGTACGGCATGGCCTAC TCCAAAGCTGCCTTCGAGAGAGAGAGCGACGTTCCCCTGAAAAGCGAGGAGTTTGAAGTGACCAAGACGTCAG TGGCCCACAGGCCCGGAGCGTTCAAGGCCGAGCTGTCCAAGCTGGTGATCGTGGCCAAGGCGTCCCACAGCGAGCTGTGA